The Brassica napus cultivar Da-Ae chromosome C1, Da-Ae, whole genome shotgun sequence DNA segment AGACGATGGTACTAAATCTGGTAACGTAGCACAAACCGGTGCGGCTGGATCTGGTTCGGGTCATATGGTGGCACCAGGGACTGGAGGTGCAGTTCAGATACCTCGGGATGCTTTCGAAGCTAACACTAAGGCCTATTTTGACAACCTTCATAACAAGGACAAGGCTACTAAGTGAGAAGTGTGTAGTGGTTAAATAAGAATAATCAGCACCTTTGTTGTTATGCTCCTGTGATGTGATTTTCCTATTATGATcacaatttaattaaataaaatgagttattatttctcttgtttttcttttcttgttctgTAATTTATCGAATACTAGAGCATTCTATTACACTGTATTAATCTTTCTTTGGTCACTTCACACGCATTTTTTAAGTTGTACAACaaagttttaattaattttacaatAGTATTTGTTAAAGGTGGCTTTCAATATcagttttaaacaaaatttatattagtttttgcATATTGGTTGATAGTTTACGTTAACCCTGCGGATTGAACCGTACCGGACAGTCTGAACCGAACAAATGTTTCGGTTCACTTTTGGTTaagagtttggtttggttcagaaAGCTTTTCAAAATCAATTTGGTTTTGGTTAGGTTCGTCTTGGTTGTTGACATAAAGCAGaagtaagctgccagacttgagaagtaaGCTGCCAgattataaggctttataagattttataagCTCGAGTAttttattgaagagaagaagaagagagaagaagaccgttgaagatattttaaaacaatgaatattttattatattgtgtactgAGGCAACTTGTTTTTTAAATACTTGTATTCAGATCCACAATTAAAATCAAGGGAATAGAGTTTCTCCCaaatctactttctctctctctttgttcttcaaTGTTCTTCATCTAAGTCTCTTTATCCTCAcattctttcatggtatcagagcaaataAGCTCCTGGGATTCATTTTTCTCTACTTTATTCTTTTTACTTCCGTAAATCTCTGATTTTTCCTTTCTATTTTTGGTAAAGTTCATCATGTTCTTGAGTTGTTCTTCATTTCCAGACCTaaaacttaccaaaaatggAAAACTCCTACATTGATGTCTTTAAATCCGTGTCTATTCCGGTTACCCTCAAGGGAACCAAATACTTACTGTGGTCTAGACTTGTCAAAACCGCTCTTGGAGGCAGAGGTCTTTGGGAGTATGTTGTTGACGGCGAAGACACCAAGAAGACcatcctaggagaggatggtaAAGAAGTTGTTGTTGCGGCTGAAGGAGGTGGGAAGAGAAGTCAGAAGGATCTCATGGTCCTTTCCATCATTCAGAATAGTTTTGAAACCTCTATCTTGGAAGCTTACTCCTactgtgaaacttccaaggagctgtgggatactctccaGAAGGTATATGGTAATATATCTAACATCAGTagggtgtttgaagtcaagagggCTATCAACACTCTCAGTCAAGAGGACACTGAATTTTCCAAGCATTTTGGGAAGTTCAGATCGTTGTGGGCCGAGTTAGAGATGCTAAGACCGGCCAGTCTTGATCCGGATGCACTTAATGAGAGGaaggagcaagacaaggtctttgcttTGCTGTTCACTCTCAACCCGGGTTATAGTGATGTAATCAAACACATTCTATGAAGTGAGAAGCTTCCATCACTTGAGGAGCTTTGTGCTCAGATTCAAAAGGAGCAAGGTTCAGTGGGACTCTTTGGTGGAAAAGGAGACCTCATCATAGCTAACAAGGTTGAAGGAAATAAGCACAAATATGAGGGCATAGCTAACAAAGGGTATTACAAGCCAGAAGACaagaaagtgtgggtgtgtgaCCATTGCAAGAAAAAAGGTCACGGCAAAGACAAATGTTGGATCCTTCATCCACACCTCAAGCCTCAGAAGTTCAGGACACCTTACTCTGATGCAAGAGGGAATTTCTCTGGTGAAATGGGTGAGCCATCTACTCCTCGTCCCATGAACTCGGTTGCGGCTAGAGAAGGGAAGACCTTGGGATTCAGTGGCTGTTCTATCATGAGGACTACCCAAGATGAGACATTCAAGAGGTCTGAtcttgatgctctcatcaaagccctcaaggagaactctggtaacacacttggtttATCTTTGAATGCCTCTTATAAACTGCCCAATGCTCTTGTTACAACCTTGAATGCATCTGATAGCTTTAAGCCAGTAGTTATAGATTCTAGAGCTTCTcaccacatgattagtgatgctaGGTTAATCAGTAATGTTAAGCCTGCCTTAGGTAATGTTATGATAGCAAATGGCGACAGCATACCAATAAAAAGTGTAGGAAActtgaaaatatttgagaaaGATACTAAAGCATTactaaagcattttatatgccATCTTTtgcatctaatctattatctgtcaagaagGTAACCACTGATCTTAACTGCAAGGTtatttttagtcctaatgatgttgtgtttcaggatattgagactcTTAAGATGATCGGAAAGGG contains these protein-coding regions:
- the LOC106365206 gene encoding uncharacterized protein LOC106365206 is translated as MDKKDDGTKSGNVAQTGAAGSGSGHMVAPGTGGAVQIPRDAFEANTKAYFDNLHNKDKATK